The DNA segment aaaacatgaTATGAATAAAAGATAACCTTGGTTATTCTTTACATtaccattatttttatttccctTCAGCATCATTAATTGAGAAATGACtgtagaaaaatattcaaattaccAGTATGCATTAAAAGTTTCTTGTCAGAACACAAAGCAACAATTTAAAAGTCATTGAAATTGTGATTAGAACAAATTATTTATGAACTGTCCTTgtgataaatgttttgttattgaaTTCAAACTTATTATGCATCTTGCCTAGAAGGTTGGTATATGTGGTCTAAGGCATTCTCAAAATTGCTTTGTTGCTAATATTATCTTTTTTCTGCTATTGCAGCATGAATTCTAAAGTATCTTCACCGCTAAACACTAGTAGTAAACAAATCATAGATGTAATTAACTGCTTATAGGAGAACTGCCAATGAAACAGGACATTTCTCAGATTTTCTATGAAAAATTAATGGTCTTATTGTTTTTgcataattaataaaaacttaTAGGCTAAATACTGTAATATTTCATCAGCTTTTCTTCCCTTTAAGCAACAAGTTTTGCTTACTTATCTTCTGTGATGTACAGttgattatttttacttttttgaaatattgtatttgtcaGCTCCTCTCGAATAAAACACCAACAAACATACACATGatattattagaattatttACGCTTCCAATATAATATTACATTCTCGTCATTGAAGGATGTACAATGACCGCAAGCCATTACATTCCTGTCATGAAGTCTTTaggtggacagttgtctcattttcaTTCACATCACATCTCATCTTTTTATACATCGGAATAAATATCTTTCAGTGTCTCAAAAGGCAGTTTAGTTGTACTTTTATCTAGTGAAATTTGTAATTCTTGTTGTAATACATATGTGCAACAGCTAGCTGTTAGAGTATGTGTCACAATAATTACACTAATTGGTATTGATTAATTAATTAGTGATCTGTACGGTGAGGTCAATCAACAAATTGTTAAATGTCAATATTACAGTCTGGAATAGCATTGTGAAggatttataaacatttatatgcaCTATAATGGAATTTAGGACAAAACATGGAAAAAAAGCAATACTAATCATAGGAATATAAAATTGCTGTTGGAAAATATCAAATCCATATGGCAGTTAGCTATGTAAGTTAATTAATTGGTTAATGGCGaaagaattttttaatttttttaatcacaggAACTAGCATTTAGATGACTAATATGTTACACATTGTGTTCAAATGATACAGGAAGTCTTCTTTGCATTTATGCTATGCTccagttttattttaacaaaaacaaaatgttcagaAATCATTGCATGCATTCATTTCTGCTTCTGTTTACCAACATGTATGTCAATTAATGTAATTTCATATAATGCAGTTTACAATAAAAGTGATCTGATTATaagaattcataaaaaaaaaatttgaacgaAAACAACactttcagaaattattgcatgtatTTATTTCTGCTACTGTTTACCAACATGTATGTCAATTAATGTAATTTCATAAAATGCAGTATACAAATAAAGACATCAAATAAAGAATTGAAGTTTTAATTAATGCTTTACTTATCATATAGCTTTTTTTGCAGAGATTAACACTTTGGAATTCCCTgtaggaaaaaaaaaatctataaaagttCTGTTGTTAAAGTAATTATTTCTTTCACCAGTCATTCATTTTGCTTGTTGATACTGGACTCCAGGCTGTTATTCCTATTAAGAGGTTGACATATCATATGGAAACTTGTCTGTTAATAGATCTCCTTTAGTTCTTTGTGTCCATGTCCTTGACGAAGAACACATATCTATTTGAATTcagcattttatttttccatattGGTTTTGATGATAGACTAAGACTCTTGATTTCAAGCTTTACATATGGTAGAATGGTCTATTTATGGAGACCTCAAAATGTTGTTTGATGTTTCGTGTTGTTAGGTTGCTCTCTCATCTTTTTTAATTCACCATATTCTTTTATCCTTTAAATAGTAGGCCAATTTAGTTGTTAGTGCTAGATCCTTTGATGTAAAGcttgaaatattctttaaatactTTGTGTATTGATGGAGACCTCTAAAtgtcttttgatattttatgttgtttggttgctgtcttatgACATTTAACATGTATCTATTTTAAttcaccatattttttttacaattccaGGAACATTTATTTGATGTCAGTGACCTTCAGAAGGAACCACCTCTAATATCAAAATGTGGCAGTATAGAGATGACCTTTTCTTACGACCCCAAACGTGGCAGAATGGCAATAACTGTTCACCAAGCTCAGGAAATTCCTAGTGTTGAACGTGGTGGTGCAAGCCATGCTCAAGTTAGGATTGTATTACTGCCTACCAAGAAACAGAAGTTTAAAACCAAAGTCAAATCTGGCCAGAATCCTGTATACCAAGAGAGTTTTGTCTTCAGTAAAATACCACAAGGTAATGTGATGACattgttttattctttcaaGTAACATTATTAGATTTATAATTCTTAAACTAAGAACATACAGTTTGGGTGGTGGTTAGATGTTAAGGGGCATATGTTAAGCTCTAGATGTCTTTCTAAATGATATGTATTGTTTAGTTCCTAAGCCTGTGATTTTTGGTCCACtagtaaataaaataagaagatgtggtatgattgccaatgagattcCTCTCCAAAAGAGACAATACACAGAAATAACAGCTATAGGGTACTATAAGGCttaaacaatgagtaaaaccaaccttactgcatagtcagctaaaggccctgaaatgacaaatgtaaaacagttaaaaaaagaaaactaaaggtCTGGATTATGTACaaattaatgaacaaaaaacaaatttatacagtaaaattgagaatggaaatgaggaatgtgtcaaagagacaacaacccgaccaaataaaaaaacaacagcagaaggtcaccaacaggtcttcaatgtagcgagaaattcccgcacccggaggcgtccttcagctggcccctaaacaaatatatactagttcagtgataatgaacgccatactaatttccaaattgtacacaagaaactaaaattaaaataatacaagactaacaaaggccagaggcttctgacttgggacaggcgcaaaaatgcggcggggttaaacatgtttgtgatatcttaaccctccccctatacctctaaccaatgtagaaaagtaaactcataacaatatgcacattaaaattcagttcaagagaagtctgagtctgatgtcagaagatgtaaccaaagaaaataaacaaaatgacaataatacataaataacaacagactactagcagttaactgacatgccagctccagacttcaattaaattgactgaaagattatgatttcatcatatgaacatcaggcacaatccttcccgttaggggtttagtatcataccatcataacatatatgagaagaacataacccgtgtcatgccaacaactgtttttagaataaatgtgtttagttccaacgcaaagaccttatcagtgactcaatattaacgccaaaatatgcaatctttaatgacttgacaacagtatcgtaattatatcccttcttaataagtctattcaaaggttttgtaagtttctgaggtgaatactgacacctttgagctttataaagaatatttccataaaaaattggatgtgaaatacctgaacgtataaaaagtctgcaagttgagctatatttacgaatgatgtctttataccgatgataaaatttagtaaatgttttgactagtttgtgatatcgaaaaccctggtgtaataatttttcagtaatacataaatttctctcgttaaaatctaaaacattgttacatacacgagcgaatcgtacaagttgagatatataaacactgtaagatggtgacaagggaacgtcaccatctaaaaagggataattaacgataggaaatgaaaaatcatcccttttatcataaattttagtatttagctttccgttagtgatatagatatcaagatcgaggaaagggcagtggtcattgatagtattagctttatttaaagtaagttcagcaggataaatttcattaatatacatactgaagtcgtcattattgagagccaaaatatcatccaaatatctaaaagtattattaaatttgtttatcagatgttgttttgatgggtctttgcttatttttgtcataaattgtaactcataacaatacaaaaagagaagcgaacaaaaatgttatctagtaaaaattcaaggccatatatagtatcaaagcatgtccaattaacatagtttttttgtttattgctactaaaaaatgacctaaaagagattacagggtagaaaaatcaaaactttgaacagattcaaaatcaccaatataagcatgcaatttatctagtacttccaacgagttcttgacacttcaaaagtaatttattccactattttcaaaggccttatttgaacaatttattataaggtttttaattgtaccaagtgtgctggtaagaagaatagacaatttagtagttgaacaatggcttgaagacgaaataaatctatatttgtaagggttTTTGTGTAGCtttggaagccaatacatagttgggactttcattgtatttggctctgcttgtaaagcggtggctaaaagtttatgtttgttacagatttcgttttctgaaaatggagtcagttggaatgttggtgaatttgtgatttcctttttcagaacatcaatgtaaaatttacgtcaaacaataataatattattagcagctttttcggccgggacaaaaacaaattccttggctagttcttttagtttatgtttgatacgagaaataggtttattgtggttattgttaatagtaaaatgttctttaaaatgttgaatacgtatatgtactttaacaaaaatgtaaagatTTAATCATGCCTTTAAATTGTTTCGAAAATGTTGGACAATGAGTATCTATTCTTTTCCTtcaaatctaaagaaaataataaaaggttCCTGATGTTGAAGGAACTAATTCTTGAAAGATAAATGTCAAAACTGACAAAAACTTGTCCACTTTCTATTTATggtcattaatttattttattacttaaaaaaatcaacaacaacaatcttattgatgtttttattatttgttttattgccAGAATTTTGTATCACATTTATTATTGGTCAACAGTACCAGGTACTTAATTTTTATATCGCGAAACcttaatatattcaaatatataaaggGGAACAACCCTGATGTTGTAactataaaattttacaaagatatatttttttagtccctaaaattgtttaaaaattgtaaaaaagtgTGGTTGGTGGTTTCTAGTACATGTTTCTCACATCAGCACACCAAATCGTGACATCATATAAATCTTGAAGATCCTTATATACATAGACTCTTGAAATAagaagttttaaaatgtttaaccttCTTATCATTGTATTTCAGAGGAAGTCCATAGCATGGGAATACGTATTCGTCTATATGGTGTAGAGAGGATGAGGAGAGAGAGAATGATAGGAGAAAGTATTATAGGATTTGCCTCATTGAATCTTGATAGTGCTTCCACTCATTTTGTCATTCTTGAACCAAGGAGTAACCTTAGTGTAAGTTAGAGCTTGATAAGTAGAATTTTTGCACTACATATTACATTTATGTAGGTATTAGATTTTAAACTTCgaagtttatattttagttacAAATCATAAGTAAGGTGCTTAGTCAAGATGTTGACAGTTTCAgccaaaaataatgtaaatgttgttttttaacaCCTTGAGATACAGAAATCTACTGTAGGTTAATTTCAAGATTTTCTTAGCATAGCGTTAGGAATTGTAACATTTAGACAAGTTGATAGTTGCTAGTTGACCTGTACagtggtataaaaaaaatccaattatcaaaaatataagataCCCTAAAGCATGCAGCATTAAGGAGTGATAGCAAAAGCTTGCTGGCTCCGACTCCAAATTATTTTTCTGGATAAGGTGATATGTCTTCCTGTTACCTTGTAAACTAGCATGTTAAAAATCTGGCTCAGGATGTTAGTCTAGTACAAAGCAGGGTTATATATTCATGTCACATTTAAATGGTCTCctcctgaatatgcatattaATTTCCTGCTGAACGTTAAACATCCATGTATCaccattttaataatttttgctGAAAACTTCAGTCTGACTAAATTATTTGTGAATatatctgtaaaatataaaaacctTAATGTATTTTTTAGGGTGGAGAGTCCCAATTTGATGTATCCAGTCTTTCGAGGAGTGACAGTGCTTCTTCTACCCAGTCCATGCAACATGGCGGTATGCCAGAATTGTTGTTGGGTCTTGGTTATAATGGAACAACTGGTCGATTGACTGTTGAAGTCATCAAAGGAAGTAACTTCAGAAACATGGCCATGAACAGAGCTCCAGGTAAACTTTCTATACActtaacttttattaaaaattcatagCTAATATGTAcataacttttattaaaaattcatagCTAATATGTAATGTACTATCAAAAGAAAGTATGTATTGGTATTTGAAGCATTTTTTCAGAAACTTCTGAAACCTGTAACATTTCTTATCATTAATTTAATGCTACAATATGTCTTTGGTCAGATAGAAGCTTTTATTGTAGGGCTTTAATAACCTTCAGATAAGTTTCTGTTGATTAGTAATGTTAAAAGGTATTAGGTTAATTGTCAAatatgaattatctccctttaagtGAGTCTACTAGATATCATATTTACCATAGGCTTGCAGCTATTTATTTTACCAGTTTTAAATAATGGCTTTGATTCTTCCTCAACAGATACATTAATGAATATGAATGACATTGAGTTCAATATTGTTGTCAtagttatataaatgtattctatTTGTTGATATTCCAgctatcataaaaataaaaggttaAGTAAATGATTCTTGGTGATGTTGGGGATTTTTTCCTCCtctaacttataaaaaaacaccttgttatattttatttaatcctttttttgttagtttcttgtagatttttaaaaattaatgcaTTCATTCCGGTTGTAAAAGTCAGCACACATGTAAAAATCATGGAAAATTACAAGTAGtgcttataaattttgtttatatgaaGATATtgcattaatttttaaatatttttttatatctttgcATGTTGTTTTAGAGTTTCATATAAAGAAAGGTTTTTGTCCTCTTGTAAGTTCAGTTAATTAATGAAACACTTGCATGGGGTAGTGAGTTTTTGATCATACCTTTCTTAAAGATCAGTTCCACCTGGTGATTCATTtttgctagccaagggttacaaTCTAGTCCCTCCTCTCCACCCCTGGTGAATTAAGCTAGAATTTCATAGACACAAGGTAATGATTTCTATTGGAAGAAGTCATAACTGGTTACATCCAATCAAAACGCTCCTTCAAGATGAGCAcatgtaaatttagaaattgaaagtaaCAATGGTCACATTCTATTGAGCAACACATCTTTATCCCTAAAACATTGAACAATGTTTAGGgacaattttaaagttcttaATCAACTAATTGAAGTTCTGGGTTATGTTTCTTGTACATTTGTTGGAatacaaatgtaatttttttattcctgCTATACGAAATTTGTAAGATGCAACTATCTTGACACCTCCACACCGAAGAGAGTTCTAGTGCTGCCACTGGTAAAGAATGATGTACCCGTAGTCAGAATGGGTGTGACTTTATTCTACTTATAGATGGCACAGCATTATACTCACAAATGTTGGCTAAATCTGCCAAGTGTAGAGAGAAGGGAACTGGCTAGGGAAGATGCTGGTGAATTAGATTTGAGACAATTTTTtatcatgacaaaaaaaaaaaacaccaataaaCAACAAGTTTAAAAGCATAATTTCAAGACAGTACTTTAGATAAAacgttaataaaacaaatatctttattgcaGTGAACAACAAAGAATCATATTTTTCCAGTAAAAATATTCACAATAGTTTAAATAATACATGATTTCTAATTTCAGATACTTATGCCAAACTAACCTTAATGTCCCCCACTGGTCAGGAAATCACAAGAAGTAAGACATCTGTTAGAAGAGGACAGCCCAATCCATTGTTTAAGGAGACATTTATGTTCCAGGTGGCATTGTTTCAGTTGGCTGAGGTGACCTTGATGGTTTCTGTGTATAACAAACGTAGTATGAAGAAAAAAGAGATGATTGGATGGTTTTCATTAggtttgttttacaaaaaataagaaaagaaaacaggacataaatttatttcatgtgtATGAAGCTCATTTCTCAGGTTTATGATGGGTTTATGTTATCATAAACCCtaaaagccaaatatttgaaagcaaagGATGTATAAGGCCGGAAAATTTTGAagagttataaataaaaaaggccCTAAAAATAATCCAAATCCATTTAAGACCAACTGTGCCAGATGGAGTTGAttctatataatttaaaaatttccaaaattatcAAGTTAAAAATAACTAACATTTGGATATTCAAAAAAGTCAGCAATATTTAAATCACAAGATCAAGTGGCCTCAAGACAGTAATTCTCTCAACAGATTATTTGTTTTCCTATACATATAAAAACGAATGAGattaaaatatgacaacaaattaaaaaaccctGGCCTTattaggtaccaggattataatttaatacgccagaagcgcgtttcgtttacataagactcatcagtgacgctcagatcaaaatagtaataaagccaaacaagtacaaagttcaagagcattgaggaaccaaatttccaaaaagttgtgccaaaaacgatTGGTCTCAAATAGCACCCTAAGTCAAATGAACAAAGTTTACATGTTAGTCTTAACTATGAAAGaatacacacacacatacacacacaaaCAGGACTTTGATGTAATATTATGTATGAAGAGAGTGTGTTGCTTCTGCTTTTATCACAATTTATGAATTCTTATTTTTTGGACAGGATTGAACAGCAGTGGAGAAGAGGAACTCTCTCATTGGACAGATATGAGGGAAAATAAAGGGGATCAAGTTTGTCGCTGGCATGTACTATTGGAGTCTTGAATGAAACAGTGAATGTAAAGACATGCTATTTGTGGCATATATGTCTACAAATTATTGATCCACaaaaattatgttgtttttattctcttttttcaatttttttgttgttatcagATTGCATAAATGCTGAAAGAATTATTTCCCTTAGAACATACAAATTTCTTTGAAAGATTTTACACCTTTCATAATGTTGACAATTTTCCTCATAAGTAAtttgaaaaactcaattgtttttaatctattgaattagatatatatttttgatcattgttttttaaagacatttttttggctttctcCTCAGTATTATTGACTAAAAAAACAGGTCCAGTAACTTTCATGcttaaataatattgtttgacTGAAATATTACCACCTATACtcacattttttgcaatatGTTGTTATTAATAATCCATTGTTATAGTcccaatgaaatatttttatgtttctttactCAAAATAAGCACATATActcaataaatatgtttataactAGTTATGGGTTggttgttataaaatattattaaaatgataaGGTTATAGAATATTAATATGATTAAAATGTTAGTCTCATGATATatagtttatttacatatttttgttaccAATATCTTACATTATACAATTGTTTTCTACTTCTTATTTTACTTAGTGCATAATATTGACTTGTTTTGTTATACATTGTACCTGTATCTGACATTATACAATTGGtttttttcgtctttttttcTACTTAATGCATAATATTGACTTCTTTTGTTATACCTGTATCtgacattatattttatttttttttctcttaccTTTTTACCCAGTGCATAATATTGACTTCTTTTGTTATACCTGTATctgacattatatatatatttttttttctcttaccTTTTTACCCAGGGCATAATATTgacttgttttgtttatattccaatgatttttttgacaatcttttatttttggttGTGAATACATAATGCTCTTGcagtgtcaattttttttcatttcataccTAAAGTGTTcagtttttattcatatatgattttattataCAGATATAACGcagtatatgtatgttttttctttGCACATTCTTTTCATATTCAATCATTGTTAAGGGGAGATGAGCgttgtttgaaaaaaactttaaatttgaaaatttaaatatcctCAGAGTAGTTTTATCCGGTGCCACTTTTGTAAAATCTACGCATTCTGAACTTCAATTTCAAGGGCACCACTTGCATAAGATCAGTTTTGGGTGATCTTTATATGTTGATTTCACTGTAATCCTACAATGTATTACAGGTATGTCCTAAAGGACAGAAATCTCCTTCAAGTAAGTCATTCTGACCTAGATTTTATGTGTCATTtccttattttatgtttttttgtgtattgaagcttaataatttacttttaaaaaaacattatgattTATTATGGCAATTTATTTTTGGAGACGATTGAGGCCAACTCTGATGACttattgtaaaaaa comes from the Mytilus trossulus isolate FHL-02 chromosome 3, PNRI_Mtr1.1.1.hap1, whole genome shotgun sequence genome and includes:
- the LOC134711329 gene encoding synaptotagmin-14-like isoform X3 encodes the protein MVTLPTEAVAFLGAVGAFLFVLIVFFMYLNKLLCFHTCGGFPCIDQPPKKNKSSKDKLGSAFAYEDEESSSDSDDEMQNKFHKAHSIKRSDTLHSIKSGKSGKSGRRRSSRKVQTLVSSQDSLADPQLDSSDAEVIDKRKDATGNAVADDTSSQQQLIFDNKAYQTEPTPSLSGSEFTTDLQDTTSQDADEHLFDVSDLQKEPPLISKCGSIEMTFSYDPKRGRMAITVHQAQEIPSVERGGASHAQVRIVLLPTKKQKFKTKVKSGQNPVYQESFVFSKIPQEEVHSMGIRIRLYGVERMRRERMIGESIIGFASLNLDSASTHFVILEPRSNLSGGESQFDVSSLSRSDSASSTQSMQHGGMPELLLGLGYNGTTGRLTVEVIKGSNFRNMAMNRAPDTYAKLTLMSPTGQEITRSKTSVRRGQPNPLFKETFMFQVALFQLAEVTLMVSVYNKRSMKKKEMIGWFSLGLNSSGEEELSHWTDMRENKGDQVCRWHVLLES
- the LOC134711329 gene encoding synaptotagmin-14-like isoform X1, with the protein product MVTLPTEAVAFLGAVGAFLFVLIVFFMYLNKLLCFHTCGGFPCIDQPPKKNKSSKDKLGSAFAYEDEESSSDSDDEMQNKFHKAHSIKRSDTLHSIKSGKSGKSGRRRSSRKVQTLVSSQDSLADPQLDSSDAEVIDKRKDATGNAVADDTSSQQQLIFDNKAYQTEPTPSLSGSEFTTDLQDTTSQDADEHLFDVSDLQKEPPLISKCGSIEMTFSYDPKRGRMAITVHQAQEIPSVERGGASHAQVRIVLLPTKKQKFKTKVKSGQNPVYQESFVFSKIPQEEVHSMGIRIRLYGVERMRRERMIGESIIGFASLNLDSASTHFVILEPRSNLSGGESQFDVSSLSRSDSASSTQSMQHGGMPELLLGLGYNGTTGRLTVEVIKGSNFRNMAMNRAPAIIKIKDTYAKLTLMSPTGQEITRSKTSVRRGQPNPLFKETFMFQVALFQLAEVTLMVSVYNKRSMKKKEMIGWFSLGLNSSGEEELSHWTDMRENKGDQVCRWHVLLES
- the LOC134711329 gene encoding synaptotagmin-14-like isoform X2, which codes for MFRKIVSFDTGERTSQLFSCCGLFKKKVDKHKTPKNNKNLKYEEVKKEDSTDKNGSAFAYEDEESSSDSDDEMQNKFHKAHSIKRSDTLHSIKSGKSGKSGRRRSSRKVQTLVSSQDSLADPQLDSSDAEVIDKRKDATGNAVADDTSSQQQLIFDNKAYQTEPTPSLSGSEFTTDLQDTTSQDADEHLFDVSDLQKEPPLISKCGSIEMTFSYDPKRGRMAITVHQAQEIPSVERGGASHAQVRIVLLPTKKQKFKTKVKSGQNPVYQESFVFSKIPQEEVHSMGIRIRLYGVERMRRERMIGESIIGFASLNLDSASTHFVILEPRSNLSGGESQFDVSSLSRSDSASSTQSMQHGGMPELLLGLGYNGTTGRLTVEVIKGSNFRNMAMNRAPAIIKIKDTYAKLTLMSPTGQEITRSKTSVRRGQPNPLFKETFMFQVALFQLAEVTLMVSVYNKRSMKKKEMIGWFSLGLNSSGEEELSHWTDMRENKGDQVCRWHVLLES